The DNA window AGGAGGTTCTCGGGTCAATGAGAGAAGTGGTGATTGTCAGTGCTGCCCGGACAGCGATTGGTAATTTTGGAGGTGCATTGAGCCAAATTCCGGCGACCACATTGGGTGCGGTGGTCATCAAAGAAGTGTTAAACAGGGCCGGGGTCGCGGCTGATCAGGTGGATGAAGTGATTATGGGCAACGTGTTGCAAGCAGGCCTGGGACAGGGACCGGCCAGACAGGCAGCGCTCCAGGCAGGTCTGCCCCACCATGTGCCGTCCATGACGATCAACAAACTATGTGGTTCCGGATTGAAAGCAGTGCATTTGGCTGCCCAAGCTATTCAACTGGGAGAGGCAGATATTGTGGTAGCCGGGGGAATGGAAAATATGAGCTTAGCCCCTTATTTGCTGCCTAAAGCGCGTCAGGGATACCGCATGGGGGATCAGCAAGTGGTGGACAGCATGTTGCAAGATGGCTTGCTTTGTGCCATGAACAACTATCACATGGGCATTACCGCTGAAAATTTGGCTGAAAAATACGACATCAGCCGTGAAGAACAGGATCAATTTGCTGCATTAAGCCAGCAAAAAGCGGAGCGCGCCCTCGCTGAAGGGCGGTTTAAAGAGGAGATTGTACCTGTTGAGGTCCCACAGAAAAAAGGGGCTCCCCTCTTATTTGACACCGATGAGTTTCCCAGAGCGGGCGTGACGGCAGAATCACTGGCCAAACTGCGCCCAGCTTTCAAAAAAGACGGAACGGTGACGGCCGGCAATGCTTCCGGTATCAATGACGGGGCTGCAGCGGTGTTGGTTATGTCTGCTTCCAAAGCAGAGAAATTAGGGCTTGAACCACTGGCTGTGATCCGGGCCAATGGCCATGCCGGGGTTGACCCGTCCATCATGGGTATCGGTCCTGTTCCCGCCACACAAAAAGCCCTCGCCAAACTGGGATTGTCGCTTAAAGACATGGATTTAATTGAAGCCAATGAAGCGTTTGCTGCTCAGTCTCTGGCCGTGGGCAAAGAGCTGGACTGGAACCCGGATATCGTTAATGTGAATGGGGGGGCCATTGCGTTGGGCCACCCGATTGGAGCCAGCGGAGCGCGCATTTTGGTCACCCTCTTGTTTGAAATGAAACGCAGACATGTAAAACGGGGCTTGGCCACACTGTGTATTGGCGGCGGCCAAGGGGTAGCTACCATTGTAGAACGCCCATAAGAACTTTTGGGCCGACAAGCCAAGAATGACTTGTAAAATCAAGGATCATGCAAACAGGGGGAGATGTTATGCAAACCATAGAAAACATCGAAGCTTATCAGAGCGCCATTAAAGAAGGAGTCACTGTTCTTATGTTCAGCGCAGATTGGTGTCCCGACTGTCGTGTCATTGACCCATTTATGCCTGAAGTAGAAGAAAACTTCAAGTCCCAGCTCAAGATGTACAAAGTGGATCGTGACCAGATGCTTGATCTGGCTCAGCAGTTAGACGTGTTTGGGATTCCCAGTTTCATCGCCTATCGTAACGGCCAGGAAATCATGCGTTTTGTCAATAAGGAGCGCAAAACACGGGAACAAATCGAAGCCTTTCTCAACCGGGTCGTGCAAGTCTCCCAGGCCCTAGAAGAGTACACAAAGTCCCTGTCTTAAATGCAGGGACTTTTACACATGATATGATAGAATAAAAGATTAACCTTCGGGGGAAGGGAGGGGTTAGATGAAGGAGCTCAAAGTGTTGGTCGCTGATGACGACCCCAACGTTTGTGAGATTATTCGTCTCTATTTTGAAGAACATCACATCCAGGTGGTTGAAGCGAACGATGGGGAGGAGGCTGTCAGATTAACCGCAGAGGAACAGCCGGATGTGATTATTCTTGATGTGATGATGCCAGGGATGGACGGCTATGATGTCACTCGCCAACTGAGGACCAAAACAGATGTGCCCATTATTATGTTGACAGCAAAAGACAGCGAAATTGACCGGGTACTTGGACTGGAATTAGGGGCGGATGATTATGTAACCAAGCCGTTCAGCCCGCGGGAACTGGTGGCTCGCATCAAGGCGATCTTGCGGCGCATGTCCCGGGAGAGGGAAGAGGAACGCAAGGACAACGGTCAGGGAGCCAAAGAGGCTGTACAAGTGGAAGCAGGCCCCCTGTTCATAGATGCCGAACGCCGCGAAGTGTCCGTTCATGGCCAGGCCATTAGCCTTAGGCCCAAAGAATTTGATTTGCTTCTTTACCTGGCACGCCATCCTGGAGTCGTACTGGGGCGGGAACAACTGTTGGAGCAGGTGTGGGGTTATGATTTTTACGGCGATATGCGCACTGTTGACGCCCACATTAAAAAATTGCGGAAAAAGTTGAATGAGTATGATCTTGAATGCATTCATACAGTATGGGGTGTCGGTTACCGCTTTGAACTGCCGGCAGACAAACAAGGACGTGATGGGGCGTGACCAAGTGGCTTGGACGCAGTTTGTTCCGACGGCTGCTGATCAGTTACCTGATCACCGTTTTACTCGGAC is part of the Caldalkalibacillus uzonensis genome and encodes:
- a CDS encoding acetyl-CoA C-acetyltransferase, producing MREVVIVSAARTAIGNFGGALSQIPATTLGAVVIKEVLNRAGVAADQVDEVIMGNVLQAGLGQGPARQAALQAGLPHHVPSMTINKLCGSGLKAVHLAAQAIQLGEADIVVAGGMENMSLAPYLLPKARQGYRMGDQQVVDSMLQDGLLCAMNNYHMGITAENLAEKYDISREEQDQFAALSQQKAERALAEGRFKEEIVPVEVPQKKGAPLLFDTDEFPRAGVTAESLAKLRPAFKKDGTVTAGNASGINDGAAAVLVMSASKAEKLGLEPLAVIRANGHAGVDPSIMGIGPVPATQKALAKLGLSLKDMDLIEANEAFAAQSLAVGKELDWNPDIVNVNGGAIALGHPIGASGARILVTLLFEMKRRHVKRGLATLCIGGGQGVATIVERP
- a CDS encoding thioredoxin family protein, which produces MQTIENIEAYQSAIKEGVTVLMFSADWCPDCRVIDPFMPEVEENFKSQLKMYKVDRDQMLDLAQQLDVFGIPSFIAYRNGQEIMRFVNKERKTREQIEAFLNRVVQVSQALEEYTKSLS
- a CDS encoding response regulator transcription factor gives rise to the protein MKELKVLVADDDPNVCEIIRLYFEEHHIQVVEANDGEEAVRLTAEEQPDVIILDVMMPGMDGYDVTRQLRTKTDVPIIMLTAKDSEIDRVLGLELGADDYVTKPFSPRELVARIKAILRRMSREREEERKDNGQGAKEAVQVEAGPLFIDAERREVSVHGQAISLRPKEFDLLLYLARHPGVVLGREQLLEQVWGYDFYGDMRTVDAHIKKLRKKLNEYDLECIHTVWGVGYRFELPADKQGRDGA